One window from the genome of Deinococcus arcticus encodes:
- a CDS encoding tetratricopeptide repeat protein yields MKVTQHTRAVLLGLTLALATSGGAQTMIETVSTIGVQNTLQSAGTPGAQGALQSAQNLQTPGAGGQTAPAVPVTPLTAEQQAQLAQARSALQAGSYAQARALYEGIIAQNYTNPEPHFGLALTLFALNDERGATFELQQFRALAPTRFEGPYNLGVIAARAGNQEQALTLFTEAATLMKDQAGPAAQRQVLEALAAQQTRKADFAALSTTLAAIAVIDPKDLDVQFRLAQARTLSGQGSAALPGLYALIQAAPARVDAALLLADIYVAQNLPDRAIRELDAAAGRVQNGGDRSTLLLRKARILAATGDTRAAVFAARDAGREDSRNAAAFALEGELRAARGDRPGALSALQNAVKLAPQNAAYRAALAGVRLTLNQNVEAARDAARALTLRPDDATLARALFVQGVAAYRQGQYAQARTALRSSQTRAPNADTALWLGLTAYAQKDYAGAASALSESVKLNPTVTARVNLASALLASARYPEAEAILRGLVTDDPKNAEAWYLLGLTQRAQAREADARTSLRTAAALGNAKAQGALK; encoded by the coding sequence ATGAAGGTGACGCAACACACAAGAGCGGTTCTGCTGGGGCTCACGCTGGCTCTCGCCACGTCGGGGGGCGCCCAGACGATGATCGAGACAGTCAGCACCATCGGCGTACAGAACACCCTGCAGTCGGCGGGCACGCCGGGTGCGCAGGGGGCGCTGCAGAGCGCGCAGAATCTTCAGACCCCCGGCGCGGGTGGCCAGACTGCCCCGGCTGTGCCGGTCACCCCACTGACGGCCGAGCAGCAGGCGCAGCTGGCGCAGGCGCGCTCCGCGTTGCAGGCCGGCAGCTACGCGCAGGCGCGGGCGCTGTACGAGGGCATCATTGCCCAGAACTACACCAACCCCGAGCCGCACTTCGGGCTGGCGCTGACCCTGTTTGCCCTGAACGACGAGCGCGGCGCCACTTTCGAGTTGCAGCAGTTCCGGGCGCTGGCCCCCACGCGCTTTGAGGGGCCCTACAACCTGGGCGTGATTGCCGCGCGCGCCGGCAACCAGGAACAGGCCCTGACCCTGTTCACCGAGGCCGCGACCCTGATGAAAGACCAGGCGGGCCCGGCCGCGCAGCGCCAGGTGCTGGAAGCACTGGCCGCGCAGCAGACCCGCAAGGCCGACTTTGCCGCCCTGAGCACCACCCTGGCCGCCATTGCCGTTATTGACCCCAAGGATCTGGACGTGCAGTTCCGGCTGGCACAGGCCCGCACCCTCAGCGGCCAGGGCTCGGCGGCGCTGCCCGGCCTGTACGCCCTGATTCAGGCCGCGCCGGCCCGGGTGGACGCCGCGCTGCTGCTGGCCGACATCTATGTGGCCCAGAACCTCCCCGACCGCGCCATTCGCGAGCTGGACGCGGCCGCGGGCCGGGTACAGAACGGCGGGGACCGCTCGACCCTGCTGCTGCGCAAGGCGCGCATTCTGGCCGCCACGGGCGACACCCGCGCGGCCGTGTTTGCCGCTCGCGACGCCGGACGCGAGGACAGCCGCAACGCCGCGGCCTTTGCCCTGGAAGGCGAGCTGCGCGCCGCGCGAGGCGACCGCCCCGGCGCTCTGAGCGCCCTGCAGAATGCCGTGAAGCTGGCGCCGCAGAACGCGGCCTACCGCGCCGCCCTGGCGGGTGTGCGCCTGACCCTGAACCAGAACGTCGAGGCCGCCCGTGACGCCGCGCGGGCCCTGACCCTGCGCCCGGACGACGCCACGCTGGCCCGCGCTCTGTTTGTGCAGGGGGTGGCCGCCTACCGTCAGGGCCAGTACGCCCAAGCCCGCACGGCCCTGCGCTCCAGCCAGACGCGCGCCCCCAATGCCGACACTGCCCTGTGGCTGGGCCTTACCGCCTATGCCCAGAAGGATTACGCCGGCGCCGCCAGTGCGCTGAGTGAAAGCGTGAAACTCAACCCCACGGTTACCGCCCGCGTGAACCTCGCCAGCGCCCTGCTGGCCAGCGCCCGCTACCCCGAGGCCGAGGCGATTCTGCGCGGCCTGGTGACCGACGATCCCAAGAACGCCGAAGCGTGGTACCTGCTGGGCCTGACCCAGCGCGCCCAGGCCCGTGAAGCCGACGCCCGCACCTCGCTGCGCACTGCGGCGGCGCTGGGCAACGCCAAGGCGCAGGGGGCGCTGAAGTGA
- the rlmN gene encoding 23S rRNA (adenine(2503)-C(2))-methyltransferase RlmN: MEFLLDLHPDAYPLEGFRRRQLLDWVFGQGVGTFEAMTNLPGPVRAELAGKYHLNPFKLIETVRSTDGSVKYLFTLQDGRQMEAVYMPYLDRKTICVSTMVGCPAKCAFCATGAMGFGRNLTPGEIVAQVLAVAGGEGIAPREIRNLVFMGMGEAMLNYDHTMLAARILLHPQALGMSKRRVTLSTVGIARGIRRLAAEDDLGIKLAISLHAPDEETRRRIIPTGHVNSIEEIMAAARDYQAVTGRRITMEYTMLRGVNDHPWQAELLAELLRGLVSHVNLIPMNPWAGSGFESSTEEQIQTFYDILEARGVDVSVRRSRGRDAGAACGQLALKRPHAVTGAA, encoded by the coding sequence ATGGAGTTTCTGCTTGACCTTCACCCCGACGCCTACCCCTTAGAGGGCTTCCGGCGACGGCAGCTCCTGGACTGGGTGTTCGGGCAGGGCGTGGGCACCTTTGAAGCCATGACCAACCTGCCCGGCCCCGTGCGCGCCGAACTGGCCGGGAAATACCACCTCAACCCCTTCAAGCTGATTGAAACCGTGCGCAGCACCGACGGCAGCGTGAAATACCTGTTTACCCTGCAAGACGGCCGCCAGATGGAAGCCGTGTACATGCCCTACCTGGACCGCAAGACCATCTGTGTCTCCACCATGGTGGGCTGCCCGGCCAAGTGCGCCTTTTGCGCCACGGGGGCCATGGGCTTTGGCCGCAACCTCACCCCGGGTGAGATCGTGGCCCAGGTGCTGGCCGTGGCGGGCGGCGAGGGCATCGCCCCGCGCGAGATTCGCAACCTCGTGTTCATGGGCATGGGCGAGGCGATGCTCAATTACGACCACACCATGCTGGCCGCGCGCATTCTGCTGCACCCCCAGGCGCTGGGCATGAGCAAGCGCCGCGTGACCCTGTCCACGGTGGGAATTGCCAGGGGCATTCGCCGCCTGGCCGCCGAGGACGATCTGGGCATCAAACTGGCGATCAGCCTGCACGCGCCGGACGAGGAGACGCGGCGCCGGATCATCCCCACTGGCCACGTGAATTCCATCGAGGAGATCATGGCGGCGGCCCGCGACTATCAGGCGGTAACCGGGCGGCGCATCACCATGGAGTACACCATGCTGCGCGGCGTCAACGATCATCCCTGGCAGGCCGAGCTGCTGGCCGAACTGCTGCGCGGCCTCGTCAGTCACGTCAACCTCATTCCCATGAACCCATGGGCGGGCTCGGGCTTTGAAAGCAGCACCGAGGAGCAGATTCAGACCTTCTACGACATTCTGGAGGCGCGCGGGGTGGACGTCAGCGTGCGGCGTTCGCGCGGGCGAGATGCGGGCGCGGCCTGCGGCCAGCTGGCCCTGAAACGGCCCCACGCGGTCACCGGCGCCGCCTGA
- a CDS encoding PhzF family phenazine biosynthesis protein produces MRRPLRSFEAPTRLRVFADLKGQGGKAVAVFLAPVADLQAAAASSGAPLSVFVQAADLASVHLRVFTPTQEKGSSDSAALAALHARSPLSDLLTVVQGVGAEAQEQSAQLCGGEWLLRQGEVLAAPVAADLGPLGLTGLDAWVASTGRPNLVVALPGPAALNAFVPDDERIAAVNRATGTTGLVLYAPGGPGRVAVSFRAFGPLKGFSEDAASSNMLACLTGVLAATGQLPPDTNLLRAAQCKPGQPARLSAQFAATSSGTEVWVGGRVEQAPGSGTQAAGR; encoded by the coding sequence ATGAGGCGTCCCCTGCGTTCGTTTGAAGCCCCCACACGGCTGCGCGTCTTCGCAGACTTGAAGGGCCAGGGCGGCAAGGCTGTGGCGGTGTTTCTGGCGCCCGTGGCCGACCTGCAAGCCGCCGCTGCCAGCAGTGGCGCGCCCCTGAGCGTGTTCGTGCAGGCCGCCGACCTCGCCAGCGTTCACCTGCGCGTGTTCACCCCCACCCAGGAGAAGGGCAGTTCAGATAGTGCGGCCCTGGCCGCGCTGCACGCCCGCTCTCCCCTGAGTGACCTGCTGACCGTGGTGCAGGGCGTGGGCGCAGAGGCACAGGAGCAGAGCGCGCAGCTGTGCGGCGGCGAGTGGCTGCTGCGCCAGGGTGAGGTGCTGGCCGCGCCCGTGGCAGCCGATCTGGGCCCACTGGGACTGACCGGCCTGGACGCCTGGGTGGCCAGCACCGGACGCCCCAATCTGGTGGTGGCCCTGCCTGGCCCCGCTGCACTGAACGCCTTTGTGCCAGACGATGAACGCATCGCCGCCGTGAACCGCGCCACCGGCACCACCGGTTTGGTGCTGTACGCGCCCGGGGGTCCGGGCCGCGTGGCGGTCAGCTTCCGTGCCTTTGGGCCACTGAAGGGCTTTTCCGAGGACGCCGCCAGCAGCAACATGCTCGCGTGCCTGACCGGGGTGCTGGCGGCCACCGGTCAGCTGCCCCCAGACACAAACCTGCTGCGCGCGGCCCAGTGCAAGCCCGGCCAGCCGGCCCGCCTCAGCGCCCAGTTCGCGGCCACCAGCAGCGGCACCGAAGTCTGGGTGGGGGGCCGGGTAGAACAGGCGCCGGGAAGCGGGACGCAGGCAGCGGGAAGATAA
- the lysS gene encoding homocitrate synthase: MTPDSSAPPAPLIPATGWAIIDSTLREGEQFARGNFKTGDKIEIARALDAFGVEFIEVTTPMVSAQTHADIRQLTSLGLKAKFLTHVRCHMDDVQRAVDTGVDGLDLLFGTSSFLREFSHGKNIAQIIDAAQEVISWIKTHHPALQIRFSAEDTFRSEEADLMAVYRAVSDLGVHRVGLADTVGVATPRQVYTLVREVRKVIHADCGIEFHGHNDTGCAVSNAYEAVEAGATHIDTTILGIGERNGITPLGGFLARMFTFDPQGLMDKYNLDLLPELDAMIARMVDLPIPWNNYLTGEFAYNHKAGMHLKAIYLNPGAYEAIPPGVFGVGRRIQAGSKVTGKHAIAYKARELGLHYGEDALRRVTDHIKALAEQGELDDEHLEHVLREWVSA, from the coding sequence ATGACACCTGATTCCAGCGCCCCTCCTGCCCCCCTCATTCCGGCCACAGGCTGGGCCATCATTGATTCCACCCTGCGCGAGGGCGAGCAGTTTGCGCGCGGCAACTTCAAGACGGGCGACAAGATAGAAATTGCCCGCGCCCTGGACGCGTTTGGCGTGGAGTTCATCGAGGTGACCACGCCCATGGTGAGTGCCCAGACCCACGCGGACATTCGCCAGCTGACCAGCCTGGGCCTGAAGGCCAAATTCCTGACCCATGTGCGCTGTCACATGGACGACGTGCAGCGCGCGGTGGACACGGGCGTGGACGGCCTGGATCTGCTGTTCGGCACGAGTTCGTTCCTGCGCGAATTCAGCCACGGCAAGAACATTGCCCAGATTATTGACGCCGCGCAGGAGGTGATCAGCTGGATCAAGACCCACCACCCGGCGCTGCAGATCCGCTTTTCCGCCGAGGACACCTTCCGCTCGGAGGAAGCGGACCTGATGGCGGTCTACCGCGCCGTGTCCGACCTGGGGGTGCACCGCGTGGGCCTGGCCGATACCGTGGGGGTGGCCACCCCCCGGCAGGTGTACACGCTGGTGCGCGAGGTGCGCAAGGTGATTCACGCGGACTGCGGCATCGAATTTCACGGCCACAACGACACCGGCTGCGCGGTGAGCAATGCCTACGAGGCGGTGGAAGCCGGGGCCACCCACATTGACACCACGATTCTGGGGATTGGCGAACGCAACGGCATCACGCCGCTGGGCGGCTTTCTGGCCCGCATGTTCACCTTTGACCCCCAGGGCCTGATGGACAAGTACAACCTGGACCTGCTGCCGGAACTGGACGCCATGATTGCGCGTATGGTGGACCTGCCGATTCCCTGGAACAACTACCTGACCGGCGAATTCGCCTACAACCACAAGGCCGGGATGCACCTGAAGGCCATCTACCTGAACCCCGGCGCCTATGAAGCCATCCCCCCCGGTGTGTTCGGCGTGGGCCGGCGCATCCAGGCGGGCAGCAAGGTGACCGGCAAGCACGCCATCGCCTACAAGGCGCGCGAACTGGGCCTGCACTACGGCGAGGACGCCCTGCGCCGGGTCACCGACCACATCAAGGCGCTGGCCGAGCAGGGCGAACTGGACGACGAGCACCTGGAGCATGTCCTGAGAGAGTGGGTCAGTGCCTGA
- a CDS encoding MATE family efflux transporter, producing MSVGVAPNATPSESIKSPARQIADLAVPVSLEMVIQLLLTFVNQIIVGALGAVAVAAVGLAGSLSFLFFVTLGALGSSTSILVARRWGAGDRPGVNQTLTVSVLTGALLALALTVPVVLLARPLLRLAGGEEAVTLSATPYMQVAMLALIPGSLAWIFSGALRSLGHARTPLVATVITVIVESLVAYGLVFGVGPLPTMGVVGAAWALVVANVLKVALLAYQIYGPRQLAALALPARTAWRTITGPLLSISAPLAFTEFAWSLGGFLYAAVFARVGTEALAASQIVGTLEGIFIVGSFGLMSAATVFTSRALGAGDAAGARLWLGRIGRAGLLTGAGFGLLFALSALLVPPLFPRVGAEVHHIVLFGILISAVTQVAKVRNMIIGGGVLPGAADGRGVILGDVVGAFVVGLPLAVWLGLYTPLGVWGVFLGRSAEELVKVAIFEWRLRRVNWERLAQEQVGKEAVAAH from the coding sequence ATGTCTGTTGGCGTGGCCCCGAATGCAACCCCATCTGAATCGATCAAGAGTCCGGCGCGGCAGATCGCGGACCTGGCGGTGCCGGTCAGCCTGGAAATGGTGATTCAGCTGCTGCTGACCTTCGTGAACCAGATTATCGTGGGCGCGCTGGGGGCCGTGGCGGTGGCGGCGGTGGGGCTGGCGGGCAGCCTCAGCTTTCTGTTCTTTGTAACGCTGGGGGCGCTGGGCAGCAGCACCAGCATTCTGGTGGCCCGCCGCTGGGGCGCCGGGGACCGCCCCGGGGTGAACCAGACGCTGACGGTCAGCGTGTTGACCGGCGCCCTGCTGGCGCTGGCGCTGACGGTCCCCGTGGTGCTGCTGGCGAGGCCACTGCTGCGGCTGGCCGGCGGGGAAGAGGCCGTGACCCTGAGCGCCACGCCCTATATGCAGGTGGCCATGCTGGCCCTGATTCCCGGCAGCCTCGCCTGGATTTTCAGCGGCGCCCTGCGCTCGCTGGGGCACGCCCGCACACCGCTGGTGGCCACCGTCATCACCGTCATCGTGGAAAGTCTGGTGGCGTACGGCCTGGTGTTCGGCGTGGGGCCCCTGCCCACAATGGGCGTGGTGGGCGCGGCGTGGGCGCTGGTGGTGGCCAACGTGCTGAAAGTGGCGCTGCTGGCCTATCAGATATACGGGCCCCGGCAGCTGGCGGCGCTGGCCTTACCCGCCCGCACGGCGTGGCGCACCATCACGGGGCCGCTGCTGAGCATCAGTGCGCCGCTGGCCTTTACCGAATTTGCCTGGAGCCTGGGGGGCTTTCTGTACGCCGCCGTGTTTGCCCGGGTGGGCACTGAGGCGCTGGCCGCCAGCCAGATTGTGGGCACGCTCGAAGGCATCTTTATCGTGGGCTCGTTTGGCCTGATGAGCGCCGCCACCGTGTTCACCAGCCGCGCCCTGGGGGCCGGCGACGCAGCCGGGGCGCGCCTGTGGCTGGGCCGCATTGGCCGCGCAGGGCTGCTGACGGGCGCCGGCTTTGGATTGCTGTTTGCCCTGAGCGCCCTGCTGGTGCCGCCCCTGTTTCCCCGCGTGGGCGCCGAGGTGCATCACATTGTCCTGTTCGGCATCCTGATCAGCGCCGTGACTCAGGTGGCCAAGGTGCGCAACATGATTATCGGCGGCGGCGTGCTGCCGGGCGCCGCCGATGGCCGGGGCGTGATTCTGGGCGATGTGGTGGGGGCCTTTGTGGTGGGCCTGCCGCTGGCCGTGTGGCTGGGCCTGTACACGCCACTGGGCGTGTGGGGGGTGTTCCTGGGCCGCAGCGCCGAGGAACTGGTGAAGGTGGCCATTTTCGAGTGGCGCCTGCGCCGGGTGAACTGGGAACGGCTGGCGCAGGAGCAGGTGGGGAAAGAGGCCGTGGCCGCACACTGA
- a CDS encoding ABC transporter ATP-binding protein, with the protein MTTTMNRTVPAASSAQRGGAPLNLDSVTYRYHGRKASGAGVGPLNLHVAAGEFLCVVGPSGSGKSTLLSLLAGFLRPQAGQITLGGETIRGPHPRLTLVQQEPALFPWLTVAGNVAFGLRAGPRAERQSRVADALRQVGLAGYEGRRPHELSGGQRQRVALARALVTRPGLLLLDEPFSALDHATRTTLADELLTLWRQSGVTVVFVTHQLDEALHLGQRIVALREGEVALDAPASQTSVRDLQSLLRV; encoded by the coding sequence ATGACCACCACCATGAACCGCACGGTGCCGGCCGCCTCTTCCGCCCAGCGCGGCGGCGCGCCCCTGAACCTGGACAGCGTGACCTACCGCTACCACGGCCGCAAAGCCAGCGGCGCCGGCGTGGGGCCACTGAACCTGCATGTGGCGGCCGGCGAATTCCTGTGTGTGGTGGGGCCCTCGGGCAGCGGCAAAAGCACACTGCTCTCGCTGCTGGCGGGCTTCCTGCGCCCGCAGGCCGGGCAGATTACCCTGGGCGGCGAAACCATCCGGGGGCCCCACCCGCGCCTGACCCTGGTGCAGCAGGAACCGGCCCTGTTCCCGTGGCTGACTGTGGCCGGGAATGTGGCCTTTGGCCTGCGCGCGGGCCCCCGCGCCGAGCGCCAGAGCCGCGTGGCCGACGCCCTGCGGCAGGTGGGCCTGGCGGGCTACGAGGGCCGGCGCCCCCACGAACTCTCGGGCGGGCAGCGCCAGCGGGTGGCCCTGGCCCGCGCCCTGGTCACGCGCCCGGGCCTGCTGCTGCTGGACGAGCCCTTCAGCGCGCTGGACCACGCCACCCGCACCACCCTGGCCGACGAACTGCTGACCCTGTGGCGACAGTCCGGCGTAACGGTGGTGTTCGTGACCCACCAGCTGGACGAGGCCCTGCACCTGGGCCAGCGGATTGTGGCGCTGCGGGAGGGCGAGGTGGCGCTGGACGCTCCAGCCAGCCAGACCAGCGTCAGGGATTTGCAGAGCCTGTTGCGGGTGTAG
- a CDS encoding ABC transporter permease, with protein sequence MTTFDHAGPARPARGPSRWVALGWQLLGLLLILAVWWLLTDVLKLYPPYVFPGPKAVWTEISYGLWGSGPQDGKLLSAIGGSLRRMLTGYLIAVALGVLVGLLMGAWRPLRTTLGAYLTGIQSVPSIAFVPFAILFFGLNERAALAVVILEGFIPMALAVSGALLNVPPALRVAGRTLGAGSLSLTLRVLLPASLPNILTGLRTAWSFAWRALVGGELLIGGVASLGEQLEVGRNTANVALVLATIIIIGLIGGLFDALLRAFEGRVRRDYGLEVPQ encoded by the coding sequence GTGACCACGTTTGACCACGCGGGCCCGGCCCGCCCAGCGCGCGGCCCGTCGCGCTGGGTGGCCCTGGGCTGGCAACTGCTGGGCCTGCTGCTGATTCTGGCGGTGTGGTGGCTGCTCACCGATGTCCTGAAGCTTTATCCGCCCTACGTGTTCCCGGGCCCCAAGGCGGTCTGGACCGAGATCAGCTACGGCCTGTGGGGCAGCGGGCCGCAGGACGGCAAACTGCTCTCGGCCATTGGCGGCAGCCTGCGGCGGATGCTCACCGGCTACCTGATTGCCGTGGCGCTGGGGGTGCTGGTGGGTCTGCTGATGGGCGCGTGGCGGCCCCTGCGCACCACCCTGGGCGCCTACCTGACAGGCATTCAGAGCGTGCCCAGCATCGCCTTTGTGCCGTTTGCCATTCTGTTTTTTGGCCTGAACGAACGCGCCGCGCTGGCCGTGGTGATTCTGGAAGGCTTCATTCCCATGGCGCTGGCCGTGTCGGGCGCGCTACTGAACGTGCCGCCGGCCCTGCGGGTGGCGGGGCGCACGCTGGGGGCCGGGTCCCTGAGCCTGACCCTGCGGGTGCTGCTGCCGGCCTCACTGCCCAACATCCTGACCGGACTGCGCACCGCCTGGAGCTTCGCGTGGCGGGCCCTGGTGGGCGGCGAACTTCTGATCGGCGGGGTTGCCAGCCTGGGCGAGCAGCTGGAGGTGGGCCGCAACACCGCCAACGTGGCGCTGGTGCTGGCCACCATCATCATCATCGGGTTGATTGGCGGCCTGTTTGACGCCCTGCTGCGCGCCTTCGAGGGCCGAGTGCGCCGCGACTATGGCCTGGAGGTGCCACAATGA